The following are from one region of the Nicotiana tabacum cultivar K326 chromosome 3, ASM71507v2, whole genome shotgun sequence genome:
- the LOC107802549 gene encoding protein UNUSUAL FLORAL ORGANS-like, translating into MEAFHVPISFHFPYAFPIPTPTTNFLGTPPNPSINGSPWMDARIWSRLPHRLIDRIIAFLPPPAFFRARAVCKRFYALLYSSTFLELYLQISPQRHWFIFFRQKIPRNNIYKNSSNASGTSDHRVEGYLFDPDSLSWFRLSFALIPQGFSPVSSSGGLICFVSDEAGSKNILLCNPLVGSMIPLPPTLRPRLFPSIGLTITNSSIDLAVAGDDLISPYAVKNLTTESFHIDGNGFYSIWGTTSSLPRLCSFESGKMVHVEGRFYCMNFSPFSVLSYDIATNNWCKIQAPMRRFLRSPCLVEGNGRLVLVAAVEKSKLNVPRSLRLWALQDCGTMWVEIERMPQQLYVQFAEVENGQGFNCVGHGQFVVIIIKNSDKALLFDFCKKRWIWIPPCPFVGNNNLDYGVSNYGSEFGGELHGFGYDPRLAAPISALLDQLTLPFQSFN; encoded by the coding sequence atggaagcTTTTCATGTACCTATTAGCTTTCACTTTCCCTATGCTTTTCCTATCCCAACACCAACAACAAATTTTCTTGGAACTCCACCAAATCCATCAATAAATGGTAGCCCTTGGATGGATGCTAGAATTTGGAGCAGACTTCCACATAGACTAATTGATAGGATCATTGCTTTTCTTCCGCCACCTGCTTTTTTTAGAGCTAGAGCTGTTTGTAAAAGATTTTATGCCCTTCTTTATTCTAGCACTTTTCTTGAATTGTACCTCCAAATTTCCCCTCAGCGCCATTGGTTCATTTTCTTCAGGCAAAAAATCCCAAGAAACAATATTTACAAGAACAGTAGTAATGCTTCTGGTACCTCTGATCATAGAGTTGAAGGTTACCTCTTTGATCCTGATAGTCTTTCTTGGTTTAGGCTTTCCTTTGCTTTAATCCCACAAGGGTTTTCTCCTGTTTCATCTTCTGGTGGATTAATTTGCTTTGTTTCAGATGAAGCTGGATCTAAAAATATCCTTTTGTGTAATCCTCTTGTGGGATCTATGATTCCTTTGCCACCAACTTTAAGGCCTAGGTTATTCCCTTCTATTGGTTTAACTATAACTAACTCATCAATTGATTTAGCTGTGGCTGGAGATGATTTAATATCTCCTTATGCTGTTAAGAATTTAACCACTGAATCATTTCACATTGACGGGAATGGATTTTACTCAATCTGGGGTACAACTTCTTCACTTCCAAGATTATGCAGCTTTGAATCGGGGAAAATGGTGCATGTTGAGGGCAGATTTTATTGCATGAATTTCAGCCCTTTTAGTGTACTTTCCTATGACATTGCTACTAACAATTGGTGCAAAATTCAAGCACCCATGCGACGATTTCTACGTTCGCCATGCTTAGTAGAAGGAAATGGGAGGCTTGTTTTGGTTGCAGCAGTTGAGAAAAGCAAACTGAATGTGCCAAGGAGTTTAAGGCTATGGGCATTGCAAGATTGTGGGACAATGTGGGTGGAAATAGAGAGAATGCCACAACAACTCTATGTACAATTTGCAGAAGTGGAAAATGGTCAAGGGTTTAATTGTGTTGGTCATGGACAATTTGTGGTCATAATTATAAAGAATTCAGATAAGGCATTGCTGTTTGACTTTTGCAAGAAGAGGTGGATTTGGATTCCTCCTTGTCCATTTGTGGGAAATAATAATTTGGATTATGGTGTTAGTAATTATGGATCAGAATTTGGAGGGGAATTGCATGGATTTGGTTATGATCCTAGACTTGCTGCACCTATTAGTGCACTTCTTGATCAGTTGACATTGCCCTTTCAGTCTTTCAACTGA